One segment of Antennarius striatus isolate MH-2024 chromosome 5, ASM4005453v1, whole genome shotgun sequence DNA contains the following:
- the cav4a gene encoding caveolin-2, whose protein sequence is MDTMMKGEESEEVEIDLEDSDEFDNEEESHMLWKAPFPLEEEENIHTSTMVEISDTKPLINVRDPRGINDCLKVTFEDVIAEPVSVRSGDRVWIWSNALFEVSRIWIYRIFAVLLAIPLSIFSGILFAILSCLHIWMVGPFIQCISTGTRWLQSLWKVVLGVILRPFFLSAGRCCAGFSIHLVKE, encoded by the exons ATGGACACCAtgatgaaaggagaagaatcAGAGGAAGTAGAGATCGACTTGGAGGACTCTGATGAATTTGATAATGAAGAAGAATCACATATGTTGTGGAAGGCTCCTTTTccgctggaggaagaggaaaacattcacacatcaacaaTGGTGGAAATCAGTGACACCAAACCTCTGATTAACGTCAGAGATCCCCGTGGTATCAACGATTGCCTCAAG GTGACATTTGAGGATGTGATTGCTGAGCCAGTGTCAGTGCGTAGTGGGGACAGGGTGTGGATCTGGAGTAATGCCCTGTTTGAGGTGTCAAGGATCTGGATCTACAGGATATTTGCAGTGCTCCTGGCTATACCTTTGTCAATATTCTCTGGCATCCTGTTTGCCATCCTGAGCTGCCTCCACATTTG GATGGTTGGACCGTTCATCCAGTGTATTTCTACTGGCACACGCTGGTTGCAGAGTTTGTGGAAAGTTGTGCTTGGTGTCATTTTGCGTCCCTTCTTCTTGAGTGCTGGGAGATGCTGTGCAGGCTTCAGCATTCACCTCGTCAAAGAATGA